One genomic segment of Mesoterricola silvestris includes these proteins:
- a CDS encoding AAA family ATPase: MAPAPAHRPLDTLLHECRKVIVGQPQLLNRLLVALLVPGHVLLEGLPGLAKTRTVKTLAAASRMHFRRIQFTPDLLPSDVVGTLVFDPRNLTFTPKKGPIFANLLLADEINRAPSKVQSALLEAMEERQVTLGEESFPLPDPFLVLATQNPLEQEGTFPLPEAQMDRFLFKLRIDYPSLQDEGEVLRRADGHEEPVLPLMTGEGILEAGVQARKVRLDEAIRNYIVRMVQATRPGHGKAWKGRELLRCGASPRASLALQASAKALAHLSGRDHVLPEDVAALAPDVLRHRLLLTYESEADGVTTDDVIKALLNATPRP, encoded by the coding sequence ATGGCCCCCGCTCCCGCCCACCGACCCCTCGATACCCTTCTGCACGAGTGCCGGAAGGTCATCGTCGGCCAGCCGCAGCTCCTGAACCGGCTTCTGGTGGCCCTGCTGGTGCCCGGGCACGTGCTCCTGGAGGGCCTGCCGGGCCTGGCCAAGACCCGCACCGTCAAGACCCTTGCGGCGGCGAGCCGCATGCACTTCCGGCGCATCCAGTTCACCCCGGACCTGCTGCCCTCGGACGTCGTGGGCACCCTGGTCTTCGACCCCCGGAACCTCACCTTCACCCCCAAGAAGGGCCCCATCTTCGCCAACCTGCTCCTGGCCGACGAGATCAACCGGGCCCCCAGCAAGGTGCAGTCGGCCCTCCTGGAGGCCATGGAGGAGCGCCAGGTGACCCTGGGCGAGGAGAGCTTCCCCCTGCCGGACCCCTTCCTGGTGCTGGCCACCCAGAACCCCCTGGAGCAGGAGGGCACCTTCCCCCTGCCCGAAGCCCAGATGGACCGCTTCCTCTTCAAGCTCCGCATCGACTACCCCAGCCTCCAGGACGAGGGGGAGGTGCTGCGCCGGGCAGACGGCCACGAGGAGCCCGTCCTGCCCCTCATGACCGGCGAGGGCATCCTGGAAGCGGGGGTCCAGGCCCGCAAGGTCCGGCTGGACGAGGCCATCCGAAACTACATCGTCCGCATGGTCCAGGCCACCCGCCCCGGCCACGGCAAGGCCTGGAAGGGCCGGGAACTGCTCCGCTGCGGCGCCTCCCCCCGGGCCTCCCTGGCCCTCCAGGCCTCCGCCAAGGCCCTGGCCCACCTTTCCGGCCGGGACCACGTGCTCCCGGAGGACGTGGCGGCCCTGGCGCCGGACGTGCTCCGGCACCGGCTCCTCCTCACCTACGAGAGCGAGGCCGACGGGGTGACCACAGACGACGTCATCAAGGCCCTGCTCAACGCCACTCCCCGGCCCTGA
- a CDS encoding TonB-dependent receptor — MHRRIENFGRIAALIVVGSVTLAAQGTQTSSITGSLVDQNGAAVVGATVNLVSSSLQGPRVLQTDEKGRFITRLLPPGQYTITITKAGFQTIKTSEKIGIDQTYQPRFTMAKTAAAVVEVVATAAAVDRTDVKTASNYSLDAVDALPNARTMEGVALLTPGVTTGVGNRVQIRGAMTSGNLYLLDGQNISDNAYNNRGVRLIDDSIEEIQVITGAISAEYGDVDGGVLNAITRSGGNEFAGQLRWELKDSAWNAYNPKDPRGSFPNTMNEEKTISLSGFIIKDKLWFSGSFFSTDQTGASTITFDLGNRVGSNPVISNNDQTGLVGFNAPYVTRSKEIRRQIKLTWALNQNHTLVSSFNNSRTDDVNRNYSAAMTTALVPQVSTSEFLNLQWRAIWSNTITSEMKIGRKKQKYSAGADAANGSPIYNYSSGVGGYLNNGIFNSNDGGDNRNNQTFNAKVSMFWDGAGSHTTDMGVDYYKGISKARNEQSATGFTFGVTRPSLNGQVAGIWEARPRDVWEWISGDGEAHNFSQAVYINDKWTVDKHLSFNVGLRFDKFKAENESGKSTASASGLSPRLGMKYDLLGDGNWLFSAAWARYNSKVLEGITNSVTKQGNPTEIDHPYIGPGGLTTYQTFAYITNLATVRTNYDFTKFAYYNDPTLNVSLSSNLKNPTVDETQVAGQYFYNTPAIGAGSIKVTFVNKKWKNLFDYKTGDSGHVTAPDGSDLYMRVWENSDVAKREYKGMELETTLQRDEWQFIGTATWSSLKGNYEGEATNSPAAGAGLKNFTVQDGVQMYDPSITTPYGYLQGHVPLRIRATASRAMTNQYGKTTLGLVYRQDTGLHYSKSRSIDNIAALNPALSDQFGSSFTQYEGGRRMEGVFPTAVYLDLALTHEFTIFKVASKAVTGFFKANIGNILNHQQIIAWDTNYTAASSLDAPWVKANPTTFGKPRQSADYGTGRTIAVSTGFRF, encoded by the coding sequence ATGCATCGTAGAATCGAAAACTTCGGCCGTATCGCCGCGCTGATCGTCGTGGGTTCCGTGACCCTCGCCGCCCAGGGCACGCAGACGTCCAGCATCACCGGGAGCCTCGTCGACCAGAACGGGGCCGCGGTTGTGGGCGCCACGGTCAACCTCGTCTCCAGCAGCCTCCAGGGCCCCCGCGTCCTGCAGACCGACGAAAAGGGCCGGTTCATCACCCGGCTGCTGCCTCCCGGCCAGTACACCATCACCATCACCAAGGCCGGCTTCCAGACCATCAAGACGTCCGAGAAGATCGGCATCGACCAGACCTACCAGCCCCGGTTCACCATGGCCAAGACCGCCGCTGCGGTCGTGGAAGTGGTCGCCACCGCCGCCGCCGTTGACCGCACCGACGTCAAGACCGCTTCCAACTACTCCCTGGACGCCGTCGACGCCCTGCCCAACGCCCGCACGATGGAAGGCGTCGCCCTCCTGACCCCCGGCGTCACCACCGGCGTCGGCAACCGCGTCCAGATCCGCGGCGCCATGACTTCCGGCAACCTCTACCTGCTGGACGGCCAGAACATTTCCGACAACGCCTACAACAACCGCGGCGTCCGCCTCATCGACGACTCCATCGAGGAGATCCAGGTCATCACCGGTGCCATCTCCGCCGAGTACGGCGATGTGGACGGCGGCGTTCTGAACGCCATCACCCGTTCCGGCGGCAACGAATTCGCTGGCCAGCTCCGCTGGGAACTGAAGGACTCCGCCTGGAATGCCTACAATCCGAAGGACCCCCGTGGCTCCTTCCCAAACACGATGAACGAAGAGAAGACGATCTCCCTCTCCGGCTTCATCATCAAGGACAAGCTGTGGTTCTCCGGCAGCTTCTTCTCCACCGATCAGACCGGCGCCAGCACCATCACCTTTGACCTGGGCAACCGGGTGGGTTCCAACCCCGTCATCTCCAACAACGATCAGACCGGCCTCGTGGGCTTCAACGCCCCCTATGTCACGCGGTCGAAGGAAATCCGCCGCCAGATCAAGTTGACCTGGGCCCTCAACCAGAACCACACCCTGGTTTCGTCCTTCAACAACTCCCGCACCGATGACGTCAACCGCAACTACAGCGCGGCCATGACCACCGCCCTCGTGCCCCAGGTCAGCACCAGCGAGTTCCTGAACCTGCAGTGGCGCGCCATCTGGTCCAACACCATCACGTCCGAAATGAAGATCGGCCGCAAGAAGCAGAAGTACTCCGCTGGCGCCGACGCGGCCAACGGCAGCCCGATCTACAACTACAGCTCCGGCGTGGGTGGCTACCTCAACAACGGTATCTTCAACTCGAACGACGGCGGCGACAACCGCAACAACCAGACCTTCAACGCCAAGGTCAGCATGTTCTGGGACGGCGCCGGCAGCCACACCACCGACATGGGCGTCGACTACTACAAGGGCATCTCCAAGGCCCGCAACGAACAGTCCGCCACCGGCTTCACCTTCGGCGTCACCCGGCCCTCCCTCAACGGCCAGGTCGCTGGCATCTGGGAAGCCCGCCCCCGCGACGTCTGGGAATGGATCAGCGGTGACGGCGAAGCCCACAACTTCTCCCAGGCCGTCTACATCAACGACAAGTGGACCGTCGACAAGCACCTGAGCTTCAACGTGGGCCTGCGCTTCGACAAGTTCAAGGCGGAAAACGAGTCCGGCAAGTCCACGGCCTCCGCCAGCGGCCTGTCCCCTCGCCTCGGCATGAAGTACGATCTCCTCGGCGATGGCAACTGGCTCTTCAGCGCCGCCTGGGCCCGCTACAACTCCAAGGTGCTCGAGGGCATCACCAACTCGGTGACCAAGCAGGGCAACCCCACCGAGATCGATCACCCCTACATTGGCCCCGGCGGCCTCACCACCTACCAGACCTTCGCCTACATCACCAACCTCGCGACGGTCCGCACCAACTACGACTTCACGAAGTTCGCCTACTACAACGACCCCACCCTGAACGTCTCCCTCTCCTCGAACCTGAAGAACCCCACCGTGGATGAGACGCAGGTCGCCGGCCAGTACTTCTACAACACCCCCGCCATTGGCGCCGGTTCCATCAAGGTCACCTTCGTCAACAAGAAGTGGAAGAACCTCTTCGACTACAAGACCGGCGACTCCGGCCATGTGACCGCCCCCGACGGAAGCGATCTTTACATGCGCGTCTGGGAAAACAGCGATGTCGCCAAGCGCGAGTACAAGGGGATGGAACTGGAAACCACCCTGCAGCGGGACGAATGGCAGTTCATCGGCACCGCCACCTGGAGCAGCCTGAAGGGCAACTACGAGGGTGAGGCCACCAACAGCCCCGCCGCCGGCGCTGGCCTGAAGAACTTCACGGTGCAGGACGGCGTGCAGATGTATGATCCCTCCATCACCACGCCCTACGGCTACCTCCAGGGCCATGTGCCCCTCCGCATCCGCGCCACCGCCTCCCGTGCCATGACCAACCAGTACGGCAAGACCACCCTCGGCCTTGTCTACCGCCAGGATACGGGCCTGCACTACAGCAAGAGCCGCTCCATCGACAACATCGCCGCCCTGAACCCCGCCCTCAGCGATCAGTTCGGCAGCAGCTTCACCCAGTATGAGGGTGGCCGCCGCATGGAAGGCGTGTTCCCCACCGCCGTCTACCTCGATCTTGCCCTGACCCACGAATTCACCATCTTCAAGGTGGCCTCCAAGGCCGTCACGGGCTTCTTCAAGGCGAACATCGGCAACATCCTGAACCACCAGCAGATCATCGCCTGGGACACCAACTACACCGCGGCCTCCTCCCTGGATGCCCCCTGGGTCAAGGCCAATCCCACGACCTTCGGCAAGCCCCGCCAGTCCGCCGACTACGGCACGGGCCGCACCATCGCCGTCTCCACCGGCTTCCGCTTCTAG
- a CDS encoding asparaginase yields the protein MTTRTVSLIHTGGTLGMGPGEDDSLAPGPSLDRILDQVPELRELADLRMAVAFNQDSATTEPEDILLLARLIRHEAASCDGIVLIHGTDTMAYTASVLGFLLADLGRPVVLTGSQRPLAYVRSDARGNLVDAVTLAARGVDEVGICFGDHWLRGVAADKVSVHRYEAFESPNLPPLAELGLHVQVHPHAGAFPRQVPPGIGPALESAIEIYAPFPGMPWRLPDRSCRGVLIRAFGAGNLPMDRPDLRDLFRHCEALDLPVVIISQCASGGVDLATYDLGRRAQAMGAISGGRHTPWAALAKLSLALGAGFTTDEIRRAFQVSWAGEPV from the coding sequence ATGACCACGCGCACCGTATCCCTCATCCACACGGGCGGCACCCTGGGCATGGGGCCCGGGGAGGATGACAGCCTCGCGCCGGGACCTTCCCTGGACCGCATCCTCGATCAGGTGCCCGAGCTGCGGGAGCTGGCCGATCTGCGCATGGCGGTGGCCTTCAACCAGGATTCGGCCACCACGGAACCGGAGGACATCCTCCTCCTGGCCCGGCTCATCCGGCACGAGGCCGCCTCCTGCGACGGCATCGTGCTCATCCACGGCACCGACACCATGGCCTACACGGCCTCCGTGCTGGGTTTCCTCCTGGCGGACCTGGGCCGGCCGGTGGTGCTCACGGGCAGCCAGCGGCCCCTGGCCTACGTGCGCAGCGACGCCCGGGGCAACCTGGTGGACGCGGTGACCCTCGCGGCCCGGGGGGTCGACGAGGTGGGCATCTGCTTCGGGGACCACTGGCTTCGCGGCGTGGCCGCGGACAAGGTGAGCGTGCACCGGTACGAGGCCTTCGAATCCCCCAACCTGCCGCCCCTGGCGGAACTGGGCCTCCACGTGCAGGTCCACCCCCACGCGGGGGCGTTCCCGCGCCAGGTGCCGCCGGGCATCGGACCGGCGCTGGAATCGGCCATCGAGATCTACGCCCCCTTCCCCGGCATGCCCTGGCGCCTGCCGGACCGGTCCTGCCGCGGTGTGCTCATCCGGGCCTTCGGGGCCGGCAACCTCCCCATGGACCGCCCCGATCTGCGGGATCTCTTCCGGCACTGCGAAGCCCTGGACCTGCCGGTGGTCATCATCAGCCAATGCGCATCGGGCGGCGTGGACCTCGCCACCTACGACCTGGGCCGCCGGGCCCAGGCCATGGGCGCCATCTCCGGGGGCCGGCACACGCCCTGGGCGGCCCTGGCCAAGCTCTCCCTGGCGCTGGGCGCGGGTTTCACCACGGACGAGATCCGGCGCGCCTTCCAGGTCTCCTGGGCCGGAGAGCCCGTCTGA
- the serS gene encoding serine--tRNA ligase, with product MLDAALLRNDLETVVQGLARRGVTFDQEAYQELDAARRRVIQEAEALKGERNRVSDEVARLKRAKEDASHLIAAQREVGERLKALETAEKEAEAAFKAFMATLPNLPHETVPVGRDEHANVEIKRWGTPAAMEKPLDHVDLGTRLGILDLDRAAKLSGARFSILKGLGAKLERSLVSFMADLHAQAGWTEVLPPYLVLPECMYGTGQLPKFEQDLFKTYRGEDPLYLIPTAEVPVTNMYREEILPGEELPLRHFAFTPCFRSEAGSYGKDTKGIIRQHQFHKVELVAFATPEQALEELENLTREAERILEALELPYRRVLLCSGDMGFSSRKTFDLEVWLPSQNTYREISSCSWFGDFQARRANIRFRAAGGKPQPLHTLNGSGLAVGRTWVAILENYQQPDGSVRIPKALQAYMGCDVIR from the coding sequence ATGCTCGACGCCGCCCTTCTCCGCAACGACCTGGAAACCGTGGTGCAGGGCCTGGCCAGGCGGGGCGTGACCTTCGACCAGGAGGCCTACCAGGAGCTGGACGCGGCGCGCCGGCGCGTCATCCAGGAGGCCGAGGCCCTCAAGGGCGAGCGCAACCGGGTGTCGGACGAAGTGGCCCGCCTCAAGCGCGCCAAGGAGGACGCCAGCCACCTCATCGCCGCCCAGCGCGAGGTGGGGGAAAGGCTCAAGGCCCTGGAGACCGCCGAAAAGGAGGCCGAGGCCGCCTTCAAGGCCTTCATGGCCACGCTGCCCAACCTGCCCCACGAGACCGTGCCGGTGGGCAGGGATGAGCACGCCAACGTGGAGATCAAGCGCTGGGGCACCCCCGCGGCCATGGAGAAGCCCCTGGACCACGTGGACCTGGGCACGAGGCTGGGCATCCTGGACCTGGACCGCGCCGCCAAGCTCAGCGGGGCGCGGTTCTCCATCCTCAAGGGCCTGGGCGCCAAGCTGGAGCGAAGCCTGGTCTCGTTCATGGCGGACCTGCACGCCCAGGCCGGCTGGACCGAAGTGCTCCCGCCGTACCTGGTGCTTCCGGAGTGCATGTACGGCACCGGCCAGCTGCCCAAGTTCGAGCAGGACCTCTTCAAGACCTACCGGGGCGAGGATCCGCTCTACCTGATCCCCACGGCGGAAGTGCCCGTGACGAACATGTACCGCGAGGAGATCCTGCCCGGGGAGGAACTCCCCCTGCGCCACTTCGCCTTCACCCCCTGCTTTCGCAGCGAGGCCGGCAGCTACGGCAAGGACACCAAGGGCATCATCCGCCAGCACCAGTTCCACAAGGTGGAGCTGGTGGCCTTCGCCACCCCCGAGCAGGCCCTGGAGGAACTGGAGAACCTCACCCGCGAGGCCGAGCGCATCCTGGAGGCCCTGGAGCTGCCCTACCGGCGGGTGCTGCTGTGCAGCGGCGACATGGGCTTCTCCAGCCGCAAGACCTTCGACCTCGAGGTGTGGCTGCCCAGCCAGAACACCTACCGGGAAATCAGCTCCTGCAGCTGGTTCGGGGACTTCCAGGCCCGGCGCGCCAATATCCGCTTCCGCGCCGCGGGCGGCAAGCCGCAGCCCCTGCACACCCTCAACGGCAGCGGCCTGGCCGTGGGCCGCACCTGGGTGGCCATCCTGGAGAACTACCAGCAGCCCGACGGGAGCGTGAGGATCCCCAAGGCGCTGCAGGCCTACATGGGCTGCGACGTGATCCGGTAG
- a CDS encoding SDR family oxidoreductase produces MTLSGKTLFITGATRGIGLAIALRAARDGARVAVFGKTAEAHPRLPGTVFSAAEAVEAAGGRALPIVGDVRSEEQVLAAVAHTVEAFGGLDILVNNASAISLTGTLATDLKRWDLMHQVNARGTFLCSKACLPHLLKADNPHILTLSPPLDLRPKWFAPHVAYTTAKYGMSLCTLGMAQELAPDGVAVNSLWPLTTIDTAAVRNLLGGEQLANASRRPEIMADAAAAILQRPSRTCTGNFFIDEEVLRAEGVTDFSGYAVVPGAPLVADFFLPDAVREASDTALVVLG; encoded by the coding sequence ATGACCCTCAGCGGGAAGACCCTCTTCATCACCGGCGCCACCCGGGGCATCGGCCTCGCCATCGCCCTGCGCGCCGCCCGGGACGGGGCGCGGGTGGCGGTTTTCGGCAAGACCGCCGAGGCCCATCCCAGGCTTCCGGGCACCGTGTTCTCCGCCGCCGAGGCCGTGGAGGCCGCCGGGGGCCGGGCCCTGCCCATCGTGGGCGACGTGCGCAGCGAGGAGCAGGTGCTGGCCGCCGTGGCCCACACCGTGGAGGCCTTCGGGGGCCTGGATATCCTGGTGAACAACGCCAGCGCCATCTCCCTCACCGGCACCCTGGCCACGGACCTGAAGCGCTGGGACCTCATGCACCAGGTGAACGCCCGGGGCACCTTCCTGTGCTCCAAGGCCTGCCTGCCGCACCTCCTGAAGGCCGACAATCCCCACATCCTGACCCTCTCCCCGCCCCTGGACCTGCGCCCCAAGTGGTTCGCCCCGCACGTGGCCTACACCACCGCCAAGTACGGCATGAGCCTGTGCACCCTGGGCATGGCCCAGGAGCTGGCCCCGGACGGGGTCGCCGTGAATTCCCTGTGGCCCCTCACCACCATCGACACCGCGGCGGTGCGGAACCTCCTGGGCGGGGAGCAGCTGGCCAACGCCAGCCGCAGGCCCGAGATCATGGCCGACGCCGCCGCCGCGATCCTCCAGCGCCCCTCCCGCACCTGCACGGGCAACTTCTTCATCGACGAGGAGGTCCTGCGGGCCGAGGGGGTGACGGATTTCTCCGGCTACGCCGTGGTGCCCGGAGCGCCTCTGGTGGCGGACTTCTTCCTTCCCGACGCGGTGCGGGAGGCCTCGGACACCGCCCTGGTGGTCCTGGGTTGA
- a CDS encoding peptidylprolyl isomerase: MLRNFRQVFKGNQTPMAVVMMVVLLGLVAYLAPSGASSAAPDNVLARVYGRDVLKRDVDSMIAQYVKRMGKQANIESLMPMLQQQALDGLISNQLRLELAERHDIVVTDAEVRAALEARLRSIPLFLDEKGQLRESGEINSVLRENGTSLKQWETELASELSLRKLVGQAASRVPVDQAWVELENRVRNEKISFEAVTASPDPSGIPDPGDAKLQAFLKDSGARFQEGPRRVISYVSVDEASLGLAPVDDAKVKALYEARKAQYTELKASHILFKAESEAQLGEAFKKAGELRAKLVAGQDFAKAAEAFSEDPSAKGKGGDLGWFAPGQMVKPFTDAAAALKIGDISQPVKTQFGVHLIRLEGRREKPFEAVKEELRAQIARDTFAAKAKDKLEQLRKRAGERGDLAAPARNLGLKVATSKPFTAGDAAGLEGLPGSQGLTGEAFRLEVGQVSKVRMAGASYAVFRVQEELPVAVPPLADIKAKVLTAWKLEEARTALRAKADQAAGDLKALGTPETKDGVTIQSLAELGQHPAIRKALLETPAGKATPPCWTPDGKIWVARIKERTPAAPLTFETRRTLVEALQTGVAEKLLTAELMTLAEEGRKRPGFSSLYGRFGGIWRNEEALKRMGSDVPDAPDFE, translated from the coding sequence ATGCTTCGCAACTTCCGCCAAGTGTTCAAAGGCAACCAGACGCCCATGGCCGTGGTCATGATGGTGGTGCTGCTAGGCCTGGTGGCCTACCTCGCCCCGAGCGGGGCCAGCTCGGCCGCTCCGGACAACGTGCTGGCGCGGGTCTACGGGCGGGATGTCCTGAAGCGGGACGTGGATTCCATGATCGCCCAGTACGTGAAGCGCATGGGCAAGCAGGCCAATATCGAATCCCTCATGCCCATGCTGCAGCAGCAGGCCCTGGACGGCCTCATCAGCAACCAGCTCCGGCTGGAATTGGCGGAGCGCCACGATATCGTCGTCACGGACGCCGAGGTGCGCGCGGCCCTGGAGGCCCGCCTGCGCAGCATCCCCCTCTTCCTGGATGAAAAGGGCCAGCTCCGGGAATCCGGCGAAATCAACTCCGTCCTCCGGGAGAACGGCACCTCCCTCAAGCAGTGGGAGACCGAACTCGCCAGCGAACTGAGCCTGCGCAAGCTGGTGGGCCAGGCCGCGTCCCGGGTGCCCGTGGACCAGGCCTGGGTGGAGCTGGAGAACCGGGTGCGCAACGAGAAGATCAGCTTCGAGGCCGTCACCGCCTCCCCGGATCCCTCGGGGATCCCGGATCCCGGCGACGCCAAGCTGCAGGCCTTCCTCAAGGATTCCGGCGCCCGCTTCCAGGAGGGCCCCCGCCGCGTCATCTCCTACGTGTCCGTGGACGAGGCCTCCCTGGGCCTGGCCCCCGTGGACGACGCCAAGGTCAAGGCCCTGTACGAGGCCCGCAAGGCCCAGTACACCGAGCTCAAGGCCAGCCACATCCTCTTCAAGGCCGAGAGCGAGGCCCAGTTGGGCGAGGCCTTCAAGAAGGCCGGCGAACTGCGGGCCAAGCTCGTGGCCGGCCAGGACTTCGCCAAGGCCGCCGAGGCCTTCAGCGAGGATCCCAGCGCCAAGGGCAAGGGCGGGGACCTGGGGTGGTTCGCCCCCGGCCAGATGGTCAAGCCCTTCACCGACGCCGCCGCGGCCCTGAAGATCGGCGATATCAGCCAGCCCGTGAAGACCCAGTTCGGCGTGCACCTCATCCGCCTGGAAGGTCGCCGGGAGAAGCCCTTCGAGGCCGTCAAGGAGGAGCTGCGCGCCCAGATCGCCCGGGACACCTTCGCCGCCAAGGCCAAGGACAAGCTGGAGCAGCTGCGTAAGCGCGCCGGGGAGCGCGGCGACCTGGCCGCCCCGGCCCGGAACCTGGGCCTCAAGGTGGCCACCAGCAAGCCCTTCACCGCCGGTGACGCCGCCGGCCTGGAAGGTCTGCCCGGCAGCCAGGGCCTCACCGGCGAGGCCTTCCGCCTGGAGGTGGGCCAGGTGTCCAAGGTGCGCATGGCCGGCGCCTCCTACGCGGTCTTCCGCGTGCAGGAGGAACTGCCCGTGGCCGTGCCCCCCCTCGCCGATATCAAGGCCAAGGTGCTGACCGCCTGGAAGCTGGAGGAGGCCCGCACCGCCCTCCGGGCCAAGGCCGACCAGGCCGCCGGGGACCTCAAGGCCCTGGGAACCCCGGAAACCAAGGACGGCGTCACCATCCAGAGCCTGGCCGAACTGGGCCAGCACCCCGCCATCCGCAAGGCCCTCCTGGAGACCCCCGCCGGCAAGGCCACGCCCCCCTGCTGGACCCCCGACGGCAAGATCTGGGTGGCCCGCATCAAGGAGCGCACCCCCGCGGCCCCCCTCACCTTCGAGACCCGCCGCACCCTGGTGGAGGCCCTGCAGACCGGCGTGGCCGAGAAGCTCCTCACCGCTGAACTCATGACCCTGGCCGAGGAGGGCCGCAAGCGCCCGGGCTTCAGCTCCCTGTACGGCCGCTTCGGCGGCATCTGGAGGAACGAGGAAGCCCTGAAGCGCATGGGCAGCGACGTTCCGGACGCCCCCGACTTCGAATAG
- the def gene encoding peptide deformylase: MAVRPVLTWGDPRLKINSSDIGEWTPELDQLVADLFDTTYAEEGVGLAAPQVGVNLNLAVIDTSCGADPSARIVLVNPEVVKEEGSQVGPEGCLSIPGIHEVLERPMKVWVRNRTPQGEWVELEGEELLARAFCHEIDHLRGRLFVEYFGPVKRQILQRKFNKSRA, encoded by the coding sequence ATGGCCGTGCGACCAGTGCTCACCTGGGGAGATCCCAGGCTGAAGATAAATTCAAGCGATATCGGGGAATGGACCCCCGAGCTGGACCAGCTGGTGGCCGATCTCTTCGACACCACCTACGCCGAGGAGGGCGTGGGGCTCGCCGCGCCCCAGGTGGGCGTGAATCTCAATCTTGCCGTCATCGACACCTCCTGCGGGGCGGATCCCTCCGCCCGCATCGTGCTGGTCAATCCGGAAGTGGTGAAGGAGGAGGGGTCCCAGGTGGGGCCCGAGGGCTGCCTCTCCATCCCCGGCATCCACGAAGTGCTCGAACGCCCCATGAAGGTCTGGGTGAGGAACCGCACCCCCCAGGGCGAGTGGGTGGAACTGGAGGGCGAGGAGCTCCTGGCCCGGGCCTTCTGCCACGAGATCGACCACCTGCGGGGAAGGCTCTTCGTGGAGTACTTCGGCCCCGTCAAGCGCCAGATCCTCCAGCGGAAATTCAACAAGTCGAGGGCCTGA